In Saccharomonospora marina XMU15, one genomic interval encodes:
- the aroB gene encoding 3-dehydroquinate synthase: MTDPVRIPVRTAQPYDVVVGRGLLGELAGTVRDASKVALIHPPTLITTAEAVRTELADSGLDAHRVEIPDAEDGKALSVAGFCWEVLGRIGLDRRGVVVGLGGGAVTDLAGFVAGTWMRGVRLVNVPTTLLGMVDAAVGGKTGINTDAGKNLVGVFHEPVAVLADLATLETLPPNELISGMAEVVKAGFIADPGILELIERDPAAAVDTGDDVLGELVRRSIAVKADVVAADLRESDLREILNYGHTLGHAIERRERYRWRHGAAVSVGMVFAAELARLAGRLDDATADRHAAVLRLLGLPTTYEPDALPQLIEGMHADKKSRSGTLRFVVLDGLAKPGRLEGPDPALLAGAYSAVAGGETKDGGVLL, encoded by the coding sequence ATGACCGATCCAGTCCGCATACCGGTTCGCACGGCCCAGCCCTACGACGTCGTGGTGGGGCGCGGCCTGCTGGGTGAGCTCGCGGGCACGGTGCGCGACGCATCCAAGGTCGCGCTGATCCACCCGCCCACACTGATCACCACGGCCGAGGCGGTGCGCACCGAACTGGCCGACAGTGGGCTCGACGCGCACCGCGTCGAGATCCCGGACGCCGAGGACGGCAAGGCGCTGTCGGTGGCCGGGTTCTGCTGGGAGGTACTGGGCCGGATCGGTCTCGATCGCCGGGGTGTCGTCGTCGGTCTCGGCGGCGGCGCCGTCACCGACCTCGCCGGGTTCGTCGCGGGCACCTGGATGCGGGGCGTGCGGCTGGTGAACGTCCCGACCACCTTGCTGGGCATGGTCGACGCCGCGGTCGGCGGCAAGACCGGAATCAACACCGACGCGGGCAAGAACCTCGTGGGTGTGTTCCACGAACCGGTGGCGGTGCTGGCCGACCTGGCCACGTTGGAGACCCTGCCGCCCAACGAACTCATCTCCGGGATGGCCGAGGTGGTCAAGGCCGGGTTCATCGCAGACCCGGGCATTCTGGAGCTGATCGAGCGCGACCCGGCGGCGGCGGTGGACACCGGGGACGACGTGCTCGGTGAGCTGGTGCGCCGCTCCATCGCGGTGAAGGCCGACGTTGTCGCCGCCGACCTGCGCGAGTCCGATCTGCGGGAGATCCTCAACTACGGTCACACCCTCGGGCACGCCATCGAGCGGCGCGAGCGCTACCGCTGGCGGCACGGTGCGGCGGTCAGCGTCGGCATGGTGTTCGCCGCCGAACTGGCCAGGCTGGCGGGCAGGCTCGACGACGCGACCGCCGACCGGCATGCGGCCGTGCTGCGCTTACTCGGGCTGCCGACAACCTACGAGCCCGACGCGCTGCCCCAGTTGATCGAAGGAATGCACGCCGACAAGAAGAGCCGGTCCGGCACACTCCGGTTCGTGGTGCTCGACGGCCTGGCCAAACCCGGCAGGCTGGAGGGCCCCGACCCGGCGCTGCTGGCAGGCGCGTACTCCGCCGTCGCGGGCGGAGAAACCAAGGACGGGGGAGTGTTGCTGTGA
- a CDS encoding shikimate kinase: MTARGPIIVVGPPGSGKSTVGPLLADRLGKPYHDADAELEARTGRRIADIFATDGEEAFRAIEEDVVAEGLARDDGVYALGGGAVLSERTRKRLAGHTVVFLNVGMAEGVRRTGMSTARPLLAGINPRATYRALLEARLPVYREVATVEIDTDDRSPDEVAAAVVDRLREGGVPESAPGGNRNDKNDKNDKNNANNTTEHSTGER, encoded by the coding sequence ATGACCGCTCGTGGCCCGATCATCGTCGTCGGCCCACCCGGCTCCGGAAAGAGCACGGTGGGCCCGCTGCTGGCGGACCGACTGGGCAAGCCCTACCACGACGCCGATGCCGAACTGGAGGCCAGGACCGGCCGACGCATCGCCGACATCTTCGCCACCGATGGCGAGGAGGCCTTCCGCGCGATCGAGGAGGACGTCGTCGCCGAGGGGCTCGCCCGCGACGACGGCGTCTACGCGCTCGGTGGCGGGGCAGTGCTTTCCGAGCGCACCAGAAAGCGCCTCGCCGGGCACACCGTGGTGTTCCTCAACGTCGGCATGGCCGAGGGCGTGCGACGCACGGGCATGTCGACGGCACGCCCGCTGCTCGCCGGAATCAACCCCCGCGCGACTTACAGGGCTTTGCTGGAGGCTCGGCTGCCGGTCTACCGCGAGGTCGCCACGGTGGAGATCGACACCGACGACCGAAGCCCCGACGAGGTCGCCGCGGCGGTCGTCGACCGGCTGCGCGAGGGCGGTGTGCCAGAATCGGCGCCCGGCGGCAACAGGAACGACAAGAACGACAAGAACGACAAGAACAACGCCAATAACACAACAGAACACTCCACAGGGGAGCGATGA
- the aroC gene encoding chorismate synthase gives MLRWITAGESHGPALAAVLEGMVAGVRITTADLSEQLARRRLGFGRSPRMGFETDRVEFVGGVRHGLTQGGPIAVQIENAEWPKWQQVMAADPVDEAELRGLARNEPLTRPRPGHADLPGMQKYGFDEARPVLERASARETASRTALGTVARAFLRQLLGVEIVSHVVSIGGAQAPEGPLPGPQDLPGIDASPVRAFGEEATQAMVSEVDEVRKAGDTVGGVIEVIAYGLPPGLGSHVHWDRRLDARLAGALMGVQAMKGVEVGDGFTTARRWGSQAHDEIDRADGPKGVSRRSNRAGGLEGGITNGEPLRLRVAMKPISTVPRALSTVDVATGEPAVAIHQRSDVCAVPRAGVVLESVVALVLADAALEKFGGDSLRESRHNAESYLAGLESWWQR, from the coding sequence GTGTTGCGCTGGATAACCGCTGGTGAATCGCATGGCCCGGCCTTGGCCGCCGTCCTGGAGGGCATGGTGGCGGGGGTACGGATCACAACCGCCGACCTGAGCGAGCAACTCGCCCGCAGGCGGCTGGGCTTCGGGCGCAGTCCGAGGATGGGTTTCGAGACCGACCGGGTCGAGTTCGTCGGCGGTGTGCGACACGGCCTCACCCAGGGTGGGCCGATCGCGGTGCAGATCGAGAACGCCGAGTGGCCCAAGTGGCAGCAGGTGATGGCCGCCGATCCGGTCGACGAGGCGGAGTTGCGGGGCCTGGCCCGCAACGAGCCGCTGACGAGGCCGCGCCCCGGCCATGCCGACCTTCCTGGCATGCAGAAGTACGGCTTCGACGAGGCACGGCCGGTACTCGAGCGGGCGAGCGCCCGCGAGACCGCGTCGCGGACGGCACTGGGCACGGTTGCCAGGGCGTTCCTCCGGCAACTGCTCGGTGTCGAGATCGTCAGCCACGTGGTGTCCATCGGCGGGGCACAGGCGCCGGAAGGCCCGCTTCCGGGCCCGCAGGATCTGCCCGGTATCGACGCCAGTCCGGTGCGGGCCTTCGGTGAGGAGGCGACGCAGGCCATGGTGTCGGAGGTCGACGAGGTCAGGAAGGCCGGCGACACCGTCGGCGGAGTCATCGAGGTGATCGCCTACGGCCTGCCGCCCGGCCTCGGCTCGCACGTGCACTGGGACCGCAGGCTCGACGCGAGGCTGGCAGGGGCCCTCATGGGTGTGCAGGCGATGAAGGGCGTGGAGGTCGGCGACGGCTTCACCACCGCGCGCCGCTGGGGCAGTCAGGCTCACGACGAGATCGACAGGGCAGACGGTCCCAAGGGCGTCAGCCGCCGTTCCAACCGGGCGGGTGGCTTGGAAGGCGGCATCACCAACGGTGAGCCGTTGCGGTTGCGGGTCGCGATGAAGCCGATCTCGACCGTCCCTCGTGCGCTGTCCACAGTGGACGTGGCGACCGGGGAGCCCGCCGTGGCGATCCATCAGCGCTCGGATGTGTGTGCGGTGCCCAGGGCCGGAGTCGTGCTGGAGTCGGTGGTGGCACTGGTGCTTGCCGACGCGGCGCTGGAGAAGTTCGGCGGCGACTCGCTGCGGGAGAGCAGGCACAACGCCGAGTCCTACCTTGCGGGGCTGGAAAGCTGGTGGCAGCGCTGA
- a CDS encoding prepilin peptidase encodes MFLGLIFAVTGFVIGWAASRVLCHAPRPAAVPVRWCAAGTASLWAAVAWRWTAGGLPAWWLPVPLVVTALSVPLAVADLGHRRLPDALTVPAYPLAALALGIAAVAGPGGALVARAVLAAVLFAGVHALVHAVAPTALGAGDVKLSGSVGAVVGATGWQALVVTAGTAAVTTLGLAATAAALRVRRWRDGVPHGPGLLTAACLVTVFPGAGSEVHMGS; translated from the coding sequence GTGTTCTTGGGACTGATCTTCGCCGTCACCGGCTTCGTCATCGGCTGGGCCGCCAGCCGGGTGCTGTGCCATGCGCCGCGCCCGGCCGCCGTGCCGGTCCGCTGGTGCGCCGCCGGGACGGCGTCGCTCTGGGCCGCGGTGGCCTGGCGCTGGACGGCAGGCGGCCTGCCCGCATGGTGGCTGCCCGTGCCGCTCGTCGTCACAGCGCTGAGCGTGCCGCTGGCCGTGGCCGATCTCGGTCACCGACGCCTGCCCGACGCCCTCACCGTGCCCGCGTACCCCCTCGCGGCGCTGGCGCTGGGCATCGCGGCGGTGGCCGGGCCCGGCGGAGCACTGGTCGCGCGGGCGGTGCTCGCGGCCGTGCTGTTCGCCGGCGTCCACGCCCTGGTACACGCCGTAGCACCGACCGCGCTGGGAGCGGGTGACGTGAAGCTGTCGGGCAGCGTCGGTGCGGTTGTCGGTGCGACGGGATGGCAGGCCCTTGTGGTCACCGCGGGCACGGCCGCGGTGACCACACTGGGTCTGGCCGCGACGGCGGCGGCGCTGCGGGTTCGCCGGTGGCGTGACGGGGTACCGCACGGCCCTGGCCTGCTCACAGCGGCCTGCCTGGTCACGGTGTTCCCCGGCGCGGGCTCGGAGGTGCACATGGGTAGCTGA
- a CDS encoding zf-HC2 domain-containing protein — translation MNPTPNGHVDPFATFGGAYVLGALTPGERAEFEEHLRHCEECARSVRELAGLPGLLAQVESPATLRSHPPPELLPGLLAKVRGQRRRRLVGGVAAVAVAVAACVALLLIALPGGGPSGPAGTAMTPLGAYPVQASVRLTEADWGTRIEMSCSYDGSKGGDYVLVAVRPDGTATRLASWYAVPDDTAELTIGTPLNRAEITALEVRLPDGPVLLRLPVSG, via the coding sequence GTGAATCCGACCCCCAACGGCCACGTCGATCCGTTCGCCACGTTCGGCGGGGCCTACGTGCTCGGGGCGCTGACCCCAGGGGAGCGCGCCGAATTCGAGGAACACCTACGGCACTGTGAGGAGTGCGCCCGCTCGGTCCGCGAGTTGGCCGGGTTGCCCGGTCTGCTGGCACAGGTCGAGTCGCCCGCGACGTTGCGGTCCCACCCGCCGCCCGAGCTGTTGCCCGGTCTGCTGGCGAAGGTGCGCGGGCAACGAAGGCGCAGGCTCGTCGGTGGCGTCGCTGCTGTCGCTGTCGCTGTCGCCGCTTGCGTCGCGCTGCTGCTCATCGCGCTGCCGGGTGGGGGGCCCTCCGGGCCCGCGGGCACCGCCATGACACCGCTGGGTGCCTACCCGGTACAGGCCAGCGTGCGGCTCACCGAGGCCGACTGGGGTACCCGGATCGAGATGTCGTGCAGCTACGACGGCAGCAAGGGTGGGGACTACGTACTCGTCGCCGTGCGCCCCGACGGCACGGCCACCCGACTGGCCAGCTGGTACGCGGTACCGGACGACACCGCCGAACTCACCATCGGGACCCCGCTGAACCGTGCGGAGATCACCGCACTCGAGGTTCGCCTACCCGACGGCCCGGTGCTGCTGCGCCTACCCGTGTCAGGCTGA
- a CDS encoding sigma-70 family RNA polymerase sigma factor: MNEAAEARLMRALHDEHAAALWSFALHLTDGDRVRAEDIVQETLLRAWRHPRVLDQSQRSARSWLFTVARRIAIDGWRSAAARSEVATDVPPESAVPDDTERAVQGWIVADALGELSPRHREVLLLCFFQGLSVADAAARLGVAEGTVKSRTHYALRALRLVLEEKGVTR; encoded by the coding sequence GTGAACGAAGCGGCCGAAGCGCGGCTGATGCGTGCCCTGCACGACGAGCACGCGGCGGCGCTGTGGTCCTTCGCGCTGCACCTGACCGACGGCGACCGTGTCCGCGCGGAGGACATCGTGCAGGAGACGTTGCTGCGCGCGTGGCGGCACCCCAGGGTGCTCGACCAGTCCCAGCGCTCGGCGCGGTCGTGGCTGTTCACGGTGGCGCGGCGCATCGCCATCGACGGCTGGCGCTCGGCGGCGGCCCGCTCCGAGGTCGCCACCGATGTGCCGCCGGAGTCCGCCGTGCCCGACGACACCGAGCGTGCCGTGCAGGGCTGGATCGTGGCCGACGCGCTGGGCGAGCTGTCCCCGCGGCACCGCGAAGTGCTGCTGCTGTGCTTCTTCCAGGGACTGTCGGTGGCCGACGCAGCGGCACGGCTGGGCGTCGCCGAGGGCACCGTCAAGTCCCGCACCCACTACGCCCTGCGCGCGCTGCGGCTCGTGCTGGAGGAGAAGGGGGTGACGAGGTGA
- a CDS encoding Rieske (2Fe-2S) protein, giving the protein MTERSQHSPSRRTVLTTGAAVATAAVGGTALAACGGEQSGPTSSGGGEQQPTAGGQPGQNLTALSDVPVGGATAVTTPDGQDAIVSRPSANEVAAFSAICTHRGCKVDPQGAQLHCPCHGSVFDAFTGEVRQGPADQPLPEIGVRIDNGQVVTA; this is encoded by the coding sequence ATGACTGAGCGATCTCAGCACTCACCCAGCCGACGCACCGTACTGACCACCGGAGCCGCCGTGGCCACCGCCGCCGTCGGCGGGACCGCCCTCGCCGCCTGCGGAGGTGAGCAGTCCGGGCCCACCTCGTCGGGAGGTGGTGAGCAGCAGCCCACCGCAGGGGGGCAACCGGGGCAGAACCTCACCGCGCTCTCCGACGTTCCCGTGGGCGGCGCCACCGCCGTGACCACCCCCGACGGGCAGGACGCGATCGTGTCCCGGCCTTCGGCCAACGAGGTGGCCGCGTTCAGTGCCATTTGCACGCACCGGGGCTGCAAGGTGGACCCGCAGGGAGCCCAGCTGCACTGCCCGTGCCACGGCTCGGTGTTCGACGCGTTCACCGGCGAGGTGCGGCAGGGTCCCGCCGATCAGCCGCTACCCGAGATCGGCGTGCGCATCGACAACGGCCAGGTCGTCACGGCCTGA
- a CDS encoding PTS sugar transporter subunit IIA, producing the protein MKLRVGSPVAGRTATLARVPDPVFAQALVGPGMAVWPQDGPADAVAPIDGTIATLHPHAFVVAADDGRAVLVHLGIDTVERHGDGFTAHVVRGESVRAGQPVLGWHPAQVRQAGYSPVVPVIALDATAATLTIPAEGATVGAGQELFVWSP; encoded by the coding sequence GTGAAGCTGCGGGTCGGCAGCCCGGTGGCTGGGCGCACGGCGACGCTGGCGCGGGTACCGGACCCGGTGTTCGCTCAGGCGCTCGTGGGGCCGGGCATGGCGGTGTGGCCGCAGGACGGGCCCGCGGACGCCGTGGCACCGATCGACGGCACCATAGCCACGTTGCACCCGCACGCGTTCGTGGTGGCGGCCGACGACGGCCGGGCCGTGCTGGTACACCTGGGCATCGACACCGTCGAGCGGCACGGCGACGGCTTCACCGCGCACGTGGTGCGCGGCGAGTCGGTACGAGCGGGTCAGCCTGTTCTCGGTTGGCACCCGGCGCAGGTGCGGCAGGCGGGCTACTCACCCGTGGTGCCGGTGATCGCGCTCGACGCCACAGCGGCGACCCTCACCATCCCGGCGGAGGGCGCGACGGTCGGCGCCGGGCAGGAGCTGTTCGTCTGGTCGCCGTGA
- a CDS encoding glucose PTS transporter subunit EIIB, whose protein sequence is MADERPRRILAALGGVDNVVDIEGCVTRLRCELRDGSVVDEAELRRTGAHGVVRMGGVVQVIVGPEADTIAADIQDLL, encoded by the coding sequence ATGGCGGACGAGCGGCCGCGGCGGATCCTCGCCGCGCTGGGCGGTGTGGACAACGTCGTCGACATCGAGGGCTGCGTCACCAGGTTGCGCTGCGAACTGCGGGACGGCTCCGTGGTGGACGAGGCCGAACTCAGGCGGACGGGCGCGCACGGTGTCGTGCGAATGGGCGGCGTCGTGCAGGTGATCGTGGGGCCCGAGGCCGACACGATCGCGGCCGACATCCAGGACCTGCTGTGA
- a CDS encoding PTS transporter subunit EIIC — protein MDATTEATPKGSGRRFAGLQRFGRSLMLPIATLPAAGLLLRLGQDDMLGRWSATEDIARVLAAAGGGLFDWLPLVFAVGIAVGFARRGDGSTGVAAVVGFVVFNKVVQVFAPIEQLEGFQPGWYLQPVKWPYSILSGVVVGLVTAVLWQRYHRVKLPPYLAFFGGRRFVPILNAFVLLLVGVLFGLAFPPIDAAIRSLGEAVTSDAVVGGGIYGMLNRLLIPVGLHQLLNVPVWLVFDGGDINNFFAGDPDAGAFMTGFFPIFMFALPAAALAIWQTARPGQRKIVGGIMVSAALTSFLTGVTEPIEFSFMFVAWPLYIIHAVLTGLSLALANALDIHLGFTFSAGGIDFLLNAGAQAASKAWLLIPIGLGYAVLYYLLFRWVITRWNLRTPGREEDDQPAATGPADREATTGESPGKADT, from the coding sequence ATGGACGCCACCACCGAGGCCACGCCCAAGGGCAGCGGCAGGCGGTTCGCCGGACTGCAACGTTTCGGGCGGAGCCTGATGCTGCCGATCGCGACGCTGCCCGCCGCGGGTCTGCTGTTGCGGCTCGGGCAGGACGACATGCTCGGCCGCTGGTCGGCCACCGAGGACATCGCCAGGGTGCTCGCGGCGGCCGGTGGCGGGCTGTTCGACTGGCTGCCGCTGGTGTTCGCCGTGGGCATCGCGGTCGGCTTCGCACGCAGGGGCGACGGCTCCACCGGGGTGGCCGCCGTCGTGGGATTCGTGGTGTTCAACAAGGTCGTGCAGGTTTTCGCGCCGATAGAGCAGCTGGAGGGTTTCCAGCCGGGCTGGTACCTGCAGCCGGTGAAATGGCCGTACAGCATCCTGTCCGGAGTGGTGGTCGGACTCGTGACGGCCGTGCTGTGGCAGCGGTACCACCGTGTCAAGCTCCCGCCCTACCTCGCCTTCTTCGGCGGGCGGCGGTTCGTGCCGATCCTCAACGCCTTCGTCCTGCTGCTGGTGGGCGTGCTGTTCGGGCTGGCGTTCCCGCCGATCGACGCCGCCATCCGCTCGCTCGGCGAGGCGGTCACCTCCGACGCGGTGGTCGGCGGTGGCATCTACGGCATGCTGAACCGGCTGCTGATCCCGGTGGGACTGCACCAGTTGCTCAACGTCCCGGTGTGGCTCGTCTTCGACGGCGGCGACATCAACAACTTCTTCGCGGGCGACCCCGACGCGGGCGCGTTCATGACCGGGTTCTTCCCGATCTTCATGTTCGCGCTGCCCGCGGCGGCACTGGCCATCTGGCAGACCGCGCGGCCGGGACAGCGCAAGATCGTCGGTGGCATCATGGTCAGTGCCGCGCTGACCTCGTTCCTCACCGGCGTGACCGAGCCGATCGAGTTCTCCTTCATGTTCGTGGCGTGGCCGCTCTACATCATTCACGCGGTGCTGACGGGACTGTCGCTCGCGCTGGCCAACGCGCTCGACATCCACCTCGGCTTCACCTTCTCCGCGGGCGGGATCGACTTCCTGCTCAACGCGGGCGCGCAGGCGGCGAGCAAGGCCTGGCTGCTCATCCCGATCGGGCTCGGCTACGCCGTGCTGTACTACCTGCTGTTCAGGTGGGTCATCACCAGGTGGAACCTGCGCACGCCCGGCCGTGAGGAGGACGACCAGCCCGCCGCGACTGGACCCGCGGACCGTGAGGCAACCACCGGCGAGTCGCCTGGCAAGGCCGACACCTGA
- a CDS encoding DUF6343 family protein, with protein MQARHDRPRGREDYERGLPDYHDPTGGFGGAAPAYSALTLRIVLASLAVVLGVAGAVLFAWFGIVWGAVVLGVLAAGSAVDLGWVVHRKRRGEPG; from the coding sequence ATGCAGGCACGACACGACCGGCCTCGCGGCCGCGAGGACTACGAGCGAGGTCTGCCCGACTACCACGACCCCACCGGGGGCTTCGGCGGCGCCGCCCCCGCCTACAGCGCGCTGACGTTACGGATCGTGCTCGCGAGCCTGGCGGTCGTTCTCGGCGTCGCGGGTGCGGTGCTGTTCGCCTGGTTCGGCATTGTCTGGGGCGCTGTCGTGCTCGGGGTCCTCGCCGCGGGCAGCGCCGTCGACCTCGGCTGGGTCGTGCACCGCAAGCGTCGCGGCGAGCCCGGCTGA
- a CDS encoding phosphoribosyltransferase, whose protein sequence is MRRTTKVERTFTNRREAGVRLARTLAERRWVRPVVLGLARGGVPVAAEVARLLDAPLGVVVARKIGAPGRPEFGVGAVTAHGPANYDAAGVRALGISADELDAVSERERAEAQRRARLYQRGRQPQPVEGRDVIVVDDGLATGVTATAALRAIRQEGPRTLVLAAPVCAAQAAAALRAEADEVVCAWLPERFHAVGEWYSDFSQTTDDEVIRLLDEGSQA, encoded by the coding sequence ATGCGCAGGACGACGAAGGTCGAACGGACGTTCACCAACCGCCGCGAAGCAGGCGTGAGGCTGGCGCGAACACTCGCCGAGCGGCGCTGGGTGCGGCCGGTCGTACTGGGGCTGGCGCGAGGCGGGGTACCCGTCGCCGCCGAGGTGGCACGCCTGCTCGACGCCCCGCTCGGGGTGGTGGTGGCGCGAAAGATCGGCGCGCCCGGCAGGCCGGAGTTCGGCGTCGGCGCGGTGACCGCGCACGGACCCGCCAACTACGACGCGGCAGGCGTTCGCGCGCTGGGCATCTCCGCCGACGAGTTGGACGCGGTCTCCGAACGCGAACGTGCCGAAGCCCAGCGCAGGGCACGGCTGTACCAGCGTGGCAGGCAGCCGCAGCCGGTGGAGGGCCGCGACGTGATCGTCGTGGACGACGGCCTCGCCACCGGTGTCACCGCCACGGCGGCGCTGCGGGCCATTCGCCAGGAAGGCCCCCGGACGCTGGTCCTCGCCGCGCCGGTGTGTGCCGCGCAGGCCGCGGCGGCACTACGGGCGGAGGCCGACGAGGTGGTCTGCGCCTGGCTGCCGGAACGCTTTCATGCCGTCGGCGAGTGGTATTCCGACTTCTCCCAGACCACCGACGACGAGGTGATCCGACTTCTCGACGAGGGGAGCCAGGCATGA
- a CDS encoding dienelactone hydrolase family protein: MTVPFDVTTETAALAGDLTVPADARGVVAFAHGSGSSRHSPRNIAVAKTLQDNQLATLLFDLLSSDEEELDRQTARLRFDIDLLTARLVTAVDQLSKGEHTRGLPIGLFGASTGAAAALAAAARRPDLVQAVVSRGGRPDLAGDALEDVRAPVLLVVGERDRQVLTLNEQAARRLRAPHEIQVVSGATHLFEEPGALQRVAELAGDWLRTYLTERQDASPS; this comes from the coding sequence ATGACGGTGCCCTTCGACGTCACGACCGAGACGGCCGCGCTGGCGGGCGACCTGACCGTGCCGGCCGACGCCCGCGGCGTGGTGGCGTTCGCACACGGCTCCGGCAGCTCCCGGCACAGCCCGCGCAACATCGCGGTCGCCAAAACGTTGCAGGACAACCAGCTGGCCACGCTGCTGTTCGACCTGCTCAGCAGCGACGAGGAGGAGCTCGACCGGCAGACGGCACGGTTGCGTTTCGACATCGACCTGCTGACCGCTCGGCTGGTCACCGCTGTGGATCAGCTGTCGAAGGGCGAGCACACCCGAGGGCTGCCCATCGGGCTGTTCGGCGCCAGCACGGGCGCGGCCGCCGCGCTGGCGGCCGCCGCGCGCAGGCCCGACCTGGTGCAGGCGGTGGTGTCCAGGGGAGGGCGGCCGGACCTGGCCGGTGACGCACTCGAGGACGTGAGGGCGCCGGTGCTGCTCGTCGTCGGCGAGCGCGACCGGCAGGTACTCACGCTCAACGAGCAGGCCGCGCGGCGGTTACGCGCTCCGCACGAGATCCAGGTGGTCTCCGGTGCCACGCACCTGTTCGAGGAACCCGGTGCGCTGCAGCGGGTCGCCGAACTGGCCGGTGACTGGCTGCGCACCTACCTCACCGAACGGCAGGATGCCTCGCCTTCGTAG
- a CDS encoding serine hydrolase domain-containing protein, with amino-acid sequence MDSVRLIEQWPVDDAAVAVVAADGTVLGAHGDGGRVFALASVTKLLTAYTALIAIEEGVVELDTPAGPPGSTVRHLLAHTSGLGFDDHRVLAPAGQRRMYSSTGFDQLADALTEHSGIAFGDYQQEALLDPLRMSRTRLEGSPGSGASSTVDDLVAFAAELQSPKLVAASTLDAATTVAFPGLDGVLPGFGQQKPNDWGLGFEIRDGKSPHWTGSRSSPRTFGHFGQSGTFLWVDPDAGAACVALTDRQFGAWAAKVWPAFTDAVLAELGH; translated from the coding sequence ATGGACAGCGTGCGGTTGATCGAGCAGTGGCCCGTCGACGACGCGGCGGTGGCGGTGGTGGCCGCCGACGGCACGGTGCTGGGCGCACACGGTGACGGCGGCAGGGTGTTCGCGCTCGCGTCGGTGACCAAGCTCCTCACCGCGTACACGGCGCTGATCGCCATCGAGGAGGGCGTGGTCGAGCTCGACACGCCCGCGGGGCCGCCGGGATCGACGGTCCGGCACCTGCTCGCCCACACCTCCGGCCTCGGCTTCGACGACCACCGCGTGCTCGCTCCTGCGGGGCAGCGCAGGATGTACTCCAGCACCGGGTTCGATCAGCTCGCCGACGCGCTCACCGAACACTCCGGTATCGCCTTCGGCGACTACCAGCAGGAGGCGCTGCTCGACCCGCTGCGAATGTCACGGACGCGGCTGGAGGGTTCCCCCGGCTCCGGCGCGTCGTCCACTGTGGATGACCTGGTTGCGTTCGCCGCCGAGTTGCAGTCACCGAAGCTGGTCGCGGCCTCGACGCTGGACGCGGCGACCACGGTGGCGTTTCCCGGCCTGGACGGCGTGCTGCCGGGTTTCGGGCAGCAAAAGCCCAACGACTGGGGTCTCGGTTTCGAGATCCGGGACGGCAAGAGCCCACACTGGACGGGCAGCCGCAGCTCGCCCCGCACGTTCGGCCACTTCGGACAGTCAGGCACGTTCCTGTGGGTCGACCCTGACGCCGGTGCGGCCTGCGTGGCGCTCACCGACCGGCAGTTCGGGGCGTGGGCGGCAAAGGTCTGGCCTGCGTTCACCGACGCGGTGCTCGCCGAGTTGGGACACTGA